The sequence AGTGGCAAAGAGGGCATGTTGATCTTTACTGTAGACAAAGACTTCAGTGCCGCCTCGTGTCGCTTTCTTGGAAATCAAGATGAGCGGTTTCGAATGGTCTTCATGACGGAGAAGATGAGAGCAGTGCCACGCAATTTGCTTGTGACTATGACGAAGGAAGTAATCGGCTTTAAAGCGCTGCCAAAGTACCTCGATTTCACGCGCACTAAACCCTTCTTTGCGTAACAGTGCTGACGCAAGTTGTTGGTTATGGCGAATGCGCTCACGTACATCGACCGGGTTTTCTAATCCTCTACGAAGCGCTCTCTGGGTCGAGTAGAACAATTCAGCAAGAAGTGTCCGTTTCCAGCTATTCCAAAGTTCTGGGTTAGTCGCGCAAATATCTGCGACAGTAAGGCAAACGAGGTATTCAAGCCTTTCTTCGTCTCGGACCTGTTTTGCAAATTCGGTGATCACCTCGGGATCATAAATATCACGTCTTTGTGCGGTGACTGACATTAACAAATGATTGCGAACCAGCCATGAAACAAGCTTCGCTTCAGGTTTTGAGAAGCCGTGTTGAATACAAAAATCATAGGATTCTGTCTCACCGATTTCTGAGTGATCGCCACCACGGCCTTTACCGATATCGTGGAAAATTGCCGCTATGATGAGTAGCTCTTTTTTCTGAATTCGAGGATATACTTCGCAACAGATAGGGTGCTTATCGTGATTTTTCGCGTAACTAAAAGTGTTGATATGCTTTAAAAGTCGAATACTGTGCTCGTCCACCGTGTAAACATGGAAAAGGTCGAATTGCATTTGGCCGACGATCTGGCTCCACTGCGGTAGGTATGCGGCAAGCACGCCGAGTTTGTGCATCAAACTAAATGCTTTATGCAGCGCATTTGGATGACGGCAAAGCTCGATAAATTTTTCTCTGGCCGCTGGAATGGTATGTAAAAACTTATTTAGCCTGCGTCTGGCGGTGCGAAGTTGTCGCATCGTAGGTGGTGCAACGCCTTCAATCGTCGAGTCATTGGCGATATGTAGGAACATATCGAGAATGGTTTCAGGACGAGCTTGAAACAGGGCTGGTTTTCTTGCTTCGATTAAATGGCCACGACGCAAAAAGTCATCACTGATGATTTCCGGTTCGCTTTCGATGCCATTTTCCAAAATGGCTTGATCAAACAGCTTTAACAACATTTTATTGAGTTCAGCCACACGCCTCAGTGTGCGGTAGAACTCTTTCATCATTTTTTCGACCGCCTGATTGCCTTCTCCTTGAAAACCAAGGCTCTCTGCGACTTGAGCTTGATGAGCAAACGTCAGTCGGTTGTCGTAACGTTTCAGCTGTAAGTGCAATGCAAAGCGAACGCGCCAAAGAAAGTTTTGGCACTCAACAAGTTCACGATATTCAGCGTCGGTTAAGAAACCAAAGTGGCTCATTTCGAGCAGAGAAGTGGCACCGAAATGACGTCTGGCGACCCAACTGAGCGTATGGATATCGCGCAGACCACCCGGCGTCGACTTTATATCAGGCTCGAGATTGTAGGTCGTATCATGATAACGAGCATGGCGATCACGTTGCTCTTTAACCTTCGCTTTGTAGAAAACGTCGCTTGGCCAAAAGGATTCGGAATGTATGAGGACTTTTAGCTGGTGGAATGTATCTTCACAGCCACACAGGAGGCGTGCTTCCTGTAAGTTTGTAGCAACGGTTAAATCCTCT is a genomic window of Vibrio japonicus containing:
- the glnD gene encoding bifunctional uridylyltransferase/uridylyl-removing protein GlnD, which codes for MSFQSPLALEKDQITISELKNQLEQFADYQKREFLNHHPIADLVLGRAEYIDLMLNRLWSHFGFSELPNISLVAVGGYGRGELHPLSDIDILIISRKSLPENLAAKVSEFITLLWDLKLEVGHAVRSIEECAKIGKEDLTVATNLQEARLLCGCEDTFHQLKVLIHSESFWPSDVFYKAKVKEQRDRHARYHDTTYNLEPDIKSTPGGLRDIHTLSWVARRHFGATSLLEMSHFGFLTDAEYRELVECQNFLWRVRFALHLQLKRYDNRLTFAHQAQVAESLGFQGEGNQAVEKMMKEFYRTLRRVAELNKMLLKLFDQAILENGIESEPEIISDDFLRRGHLIEARKPALFQARPETILDMFLHIANDSTIEGVAPPTMRQLRTARRRLNKFLHTIPAAREKFIELCRHPNALHKAFSLMHKLGVLAAYLPQWSQIVGQMQFDLFHVYTVDEHSIRLLKHINTFSYAKNHDKHPICCEVYPRIQKKELLIIAAIFHDIGKGRGGDHSEIGETESYDFCIQHGFSKPEAKLVSWLVRNHLLMSVTAQRRDIYDPEVITEFAKQVRDEERLEYLVCLTVADICATNPELWNSWKRTLLAELFYSTQRALRRGLENPVDVRERIRHNQQLASALLRKEGFSAREIEVLWQRFKADYFLRHSHKQIAWHCSHLLRHEDHSKPLILISKKATRGGTEVFVYSKDQHALFATVVAELDRRNLNVHDAQVMTSKDGYVLDTFMVLDQHGDVIDENRHKAISKHLVHVLQDGRPTKIKTRRIPRKLQHFKVKTQVDFLPTKSKKRTLMEFVALDTPGLLATVGATFADLGINLHAAKITTIGERAEDLFILTSDNGGKLTEEEEHDLRQLITENVAKLAP